TTTGCATTCTTTGCATTTACCGAAAAACCATACGGCTAAATCCATTATATAATCGACCGTAACAAGGAAAATAAGTAGAATGTATAATTCCCAAACAGGGCAAAAAATGCGGAAATAAAAAGTAATAACTTGGTAACTAAGCTTGAAGTCACAAAGTTGTTGAATAGTTCTTTTATCAGTTCCATCTTAAATTAACCCTTCCAAAATCTTGTTGCACCAGTGTCAATGTGCACAAAAGTGGGATAATGACCTACACCACCTTGTTTTTTATTTTTAACTACACAGGATAACCAACCTTTAATATCACCATTTATTGGGTATGTGTCCAGTGCATTGCCGTATATGTGTTGACTTGCAGTTGCACCGTTTACTGACTTATTATAGCTAGGTGACCTATAGCTTGAACTAATTCCAATCGGTGAACCGAATATTGTTCTCAACTGTTGAAGTTCCAATATAATTTTAAGGTTGATTTTGGTTGTGGTATCTTTTCTGTTCTTGGTCAAGAACTCATGAAGTTTGAAATTCTTGGTTAGTTGAAAGTTCGGAGTGGATGCATTAAATGTTATGTGGTCTCCATCTACTTTAATATTGTTCTTTAAACATAAATCTTTTAATTCTTTAAGTGTCATTATTGGGTTTGGTTAATTTTGGATTAAAGTTTGTTAACTTTAACGGATTAATTTGCAGATTTACAAATAATCCTTATTTGGGTCTGATTCTGACCTCTATATCTCGTCTGTATTGAATTATCTTTTGAGATTCGACACATTGTGTCAGAAACACTAAGAATGTCTTAAAACGTCTTATTTAGCTTTATATGGGATAAGACAATAATTGGC
The Sphingobacterium daejeonense genome window above contains:
- a CDS encoding YcbK family protein, producing the protein MTLKELKDLCLKNNIKVDGDHITFNASTPNFQLTKNFKLHEFLTKNRKDTTTKINLKIILELQQLRTIFGSPIGISSSYRSPSYNKSVNGATASQHIYGNALDTYPINGDIKGWLSCVVKNKKQGGVGHYPTFVHIDTGATRFWKG